In a single window of the Gossypium hirsutum isolate 1008001.06 chromosome D02, Gossypium_hirsutum_v2.1, whole genome shotgun sequence genome:
- the LOC107951291 gene encoding uncharacterized protein: MEESREGVRTREGIDKEQEGRKFEESQIVKSYRVVEERPIAFKKGKKRQRMQGGGQSALVLHEEIESEGHNKITTAVGRYNASRDLLERRNGCCLESTLQCVENVFHLTGALISDWSLLFHLVKDLFRFLLHPAINKEARNLPNLSTKTKSDSPKETMAEPYVEQVEYLDVLTKIGKKIGKKIGGSKPRHVPSFLSISGLSVFDLST, from the exons ATGGAAGAGTCAAGAGAGGGGGTTAGGACAAGGGAGGGGATAGATAAAGAACAAGAAGGGAGGAAGTTTGAAGAAAGTCAAATTGTTAAATCTTATAGG GTGGTGGAGGAAAGGCCTATTGCATTTAAGAAAGGGAAAAAGAGGCAAAGAATGCAAGGTGGGGGTCAATCGGCTTTGGTTTTACATGAAGAAATAGAGTCAGAAGGTCATAATAAAATAACGACGGCTGTTGGAAG GTATAATGCTTCACGAGATCTTTTGGAGAGAAGAAATGGAT GCTGTTTGGAAAGCACTCTTCAGTGCGTTGAAAATGTATTTCACCTCACTGGAGCCTTAATTTCAGACTGGAGCCTTTTGTTCCA TTTGGTCAAAGACCTCTTCCGGTTCCTCCTTCATCCAG CTATAAATAAAGAAGCACGCAATTTACCAAATTTGTCAACGAAGACAAAGTCCGATTCACCGAAAGAAACAATGGCAGAGCCTTACGTTGAACAAGTAGAGTATCTCGACGTTCTCACTAAAATTGGTAAAAAAATCGGTAAAAAAATCGGCGGTTCCAAGCCCAGGCACGTCCCTTCATTCTTGTCAATTTCTGGATTATCTGTTTTTGATCTTTCAACATAA